One genomic segment of Choristoneura fumiferana chromosome Z, NRCan_CFum_1, whole genome shotgun sequence includes these proteins:
- the LOC141431921 gene encoding thialysine N-epsilon-acetyltransferase-like translates to MSRQYKDNCIQIRPAKIEDMEAVAVLIQELAEYEKMPEGPKLSVADLQRDGFESNPPVFRCLVAVEKNNNGTDDIVGYAIYFPTFSTWEGRSMMLEDLCVKQSHRRRGIGDKIFNAVAKEATDSKCSRLDFHVLEWNPARSFYNAKGAVNLTQLEQWCFYRLTGDALTKAAGQH, encoded by the exons ATGAGTAGACAATATAAGGATAATTGCATTCAAATAAGGCCGGCCAAAATAGAGGATATGGAAGCTGTAGCAGTTTTAATTCAA GAATTGGCGGAATACGAAAAAATGCCCGAGGGACCAAAACTATCAGTTGCCG ATCTGCAACGAGATGGATTTGAATCCAATCCACCTGTATTTAGGTGCTTAGTAGCAGtcgagaaaaataataatggcaCAGATGACATTGTTGGGTATGCCATATACTTCCCAACATTTTCCACCTGGGAGGGCCGGTCTATGATGCTGGAAGACTTGTGTGTCAAGCAAAGCCACAGGCGCCGTGGGATTGGAGATAAAATCTTTAATGCTGTTGCAAAG GAAGCAACTGATAGCAAGTGTTCACGGCTCGACTTTCATGTTCTGGAATGGAATCCAGCTAGGTCATTTTACAATGCTAAAGGAGCTGTCAACCTGACCCAGCTGGAGCAGTGGTGCTTCTACCGTCTCACCGGGGATGCCCTAACTAAGGCTGCAGGCCAGCATTAG